In one Rutidosis leptorrhynchoides isolate AG116_Rl617_1_P2 chromosome 8, CSIRO_AGI_Rlap_v1, whole genome shotgun sequence genomic region, the following are encoded:
- the LOC139862039 gene encoding chloroplast sensor kinase, chloroplastic — protein sequence MLLTSIPSQFHHHTLHRQFSYKSIPTTTAVHCSNSNVKSALRQVSFSNCNSSNGNTNTCEDDVVMISSASAVAAAIRKASTSPVDFVQRIEQDGKNKSIMLPSSDFQTLCIEQLNLFRRIVDPDAILSVYVRPAGSYVMDRLELRRATVYPGTNTTDIFIIIGNFSVSAGLRAAEASLLKQQAEFIPESRALVFPMVKHPFVVGFLVAELPKMEIRKEKDDVKQGSLPEESYAVYPYGISKSWEIQTFVDKTSEFHNFSAEQRLNAINISRSVAMAYVMDQKAMLLQQSSWQSNVRMNNLVEQIRGPLSSIRTLSKMLSVNIKKNEVSYDIVEDIMVLGDHMRETLQQLQDAVHVTKTNIVRYNEENLMRINESTHESVRSQLSNAFSKDTSTAKGREYGGPFSLTPKNKDLELSMPPLALAPLLNQNVRPCNASEILSDLVDALEPLAHKQQRIIQICELPETLDVAVEEPALRQALSNLIEGALLRTNVGGMVEIVSTSAPAGGALIIIDDDGPDMHYMTQMHSLTPFGADSLSKGVLEDNMTWNFIAGLTVAREILENYGCVLRVISPRCMDAAVGAGGTRVEIWLPSFSSSSDGLDDPAQAA from the exons ATGCTTCTAACCTCAATTCCTTCTCAATTTCATCATCATACTCTTCATCGTCAATTTTCTTACAAATCGATCCCCACAACAACCGCCGTTCACTGCAGTAACTCTAACGTCAAGTCAGCTCTCCGTCAAGTAAGTTTTAGTAACTGTAATAGTAGTAATGGTAATACTAACACTTGTGAAGATGACGTAGTGATGATATCATCTGCGTCCGCTGTCGCTGCCGCCATTCGTAAAGCGTCAACGTCTCCGGTTGATTTCGTGCAGAGGATTGAACAGGACGGAAAAAATAAATCAATTATGCTTCCGAGCTCTGATTTTCAGACGCTTTGCATCGAACAGCTGAATTTGTTTCGTCGTATTGTTGATCCAGACGCCATTTTATCg GTATATGTGAGACCAGCTGGGAGTTATGTTATGGACAGACTAGAGTTGCGTCGGGCTACTGTTTATCCCGGAACTAATACTaccgatatttttataataatcggtAATTTTAGCGTCTCAGCAGGATTACGGGCAGCTGAAGCTTCTCTTTTAAAACAACAG GCAGAATTTATTCCCGAGTCCAGAGCTTTGGTTTTCCCAATGGTGAAGCATCCTTTTGTTGTTGGATTTTTGGTTGCTGaacttccgaaaatggaaataagAAAGGAAAAGGATGATGTGAAACAAGGCTCGTTACCTGAGGAATCGTATGCTGTGTACCCATACGGAATCTCAAAATCATGggagattcaaacttttgttgatAAAACATCGGAATTTCACAATTTTTCTGCTGAACAGAGATTGAATGCGATAAATATATCCCGCTCTGTTGCTATGGCATATGTTATGGATCAG aaagCAATGTTACTCCAGCAATCTTCATGGCAAAGCAACGTTAGGATGAACAATCTGGTTGAGCAA ATTCGTGGCCCACTTTCTAGCATCCGTACTCTAAGCAAGATGTTATCAGTCAATATCAAGAAAAACGAG GTTTCATATGATATTGTTGAGGACATAATGGTATTAGGGGATCATATGAGAGAAACTCTTCAACAACTTCAAGATGCTGTACACGTGACTAAG ACTAATATAGTTCGATACAATGAAGAAAACCTGATGAGGATAAACGAGTCAACTCATGAGTCAGTAAGGTCTCAGTTATCCAATGCTTTCTCAAAAGACACTTCTACTGCCAAGGGCCGTGAATATGGTGGGCCCTTCTCTCTTACTCCTAAAAACAAGGATTTGGAATTGTCCATGCCCCCTTTGGCTCTCGCTCCTCTGTTAAATCAAAACGTCAG GCCGTGTAATGCTTCTGAAATACTATCTGATCTGGTGGATGCACTCGAACCCTTGGCTCATAAGCAGCAACGTATAATACAAATATGTGAACTTCCCGAAACGCTTGACGTTGCTGTTGAAGAACCCGCTCTTCGCCAGGCTTTAAGCAATTTAATCGAGGGTGCTTTATTGCGTACGAATGTTGGAGGAATGGTTGAGATTGTGTCCACCTCAGCTCCAGCTGGCGGTGCTCTAATTATAATCGACGATGATGGACCTGACATGCACTACATG ACACAAATGCATTCTCTGACACCATTTGGAGCAGATTCTTTATCAAAAGGAGTACTCGAAGACAACATGACGTGGAACTTCATAGCAGGGTTAACTGTTGCCCGCGAGATATTAGAAAATTACGGTTGTGTCCTTAGAGTGATTTCTCCTCGGTGCATGGATGCAGCAGTTGGAGCTGGTGGGACCCGTGTAGAAATATGGCTCCCCTCTTTCTCTTCTTCGTCGGATGGTTTAGACGACCCTGCCCAGGCGGCATAG